A genomic segment from Leptolyngbya boryana PCC 6306 encodes:
- a CDS encoding MBL fold metallo-hydrolase: MLFRQLFDAETSTYTYLIADPTTKEAVLVDPVLEQVERDRQILNELGLTLKFCLETHIHADHITGTAKLREATGCCGIVPENAHAACADRKIRDREVLEVGSVRIEAIATPGHTDSHMAYLVNGTHLLTGDALFIRGSGRTDFQSGDAGTLYDSVTERLFTLPEATLVYPGHDYRGHTVSTIAEEKQWNLRFSGRSRNDFIELMNSLNLPNPKKMMEAVPANERCGNLITV; the protein is encoded by the coding sequence ATGCTATTCCGACAACTCTTTGATGCAGAAACGAGTACTTACACATATCTAATTGCTGATCCAACCACAAAAGAAGCAGTTCTTGTCGATCCGGTTCTCGAACAAGTGGAACGCGATCGCCAGATCCTCAATGAATTAGGCTTGACGCTGAAATTCTGTCTCGAAACGCATATTCACGCGGATCACATCACAGGAACCGCAAAACTCCGAGAAGCAACAGGCTGTTGCGGAATTGTGCCTGAAAATGCCCATGCCGCTTGTGCCGATCGCAAAATTCGAGATCGCGAAGTTCTGGAAGTCGGCAGTGTCCGAATTGAAGCGATCGCAACCCCAGGACATACAGACAGCCATATGGCCTATCTAGTGAATGGCACTCATTTGCTCACTGGAGATGCCTTGTTTATTCGCGGTAGTGGACGGACTGATTTTCAAAGTGGCGACGCTGGAACTTTGTATGATTCTGTGACAGAACGCTTGTTCACTCTACCAGAAGCAACGCTTGTTTATCCTGGACATGACTATCGAGGACACACAGTTTCTACGATCGCTGAAGAGAAACAATGGAATCTCCGATTCAGCGGACGCAGCCGCAATGACTTTATTGAATTGATGAACAGCCTCAATTTGCCCAATCCGAAAAAGATGATGGAAGCCGTCCCTGCAAACGAACGCTGCGGCAACTTGATCACAGTTTAG
- a CDS encoding aspartate/glutamate racemase family protein, whose translation MKIKVINPNTSASMTEQIGATARSIASRETEIVAVNPDMGPVSIEGFYDEALSVIGVLDEIRKGEAQGTDGYVIACFGDPGLYAARELARGPVIGIAEAAMRTAVLLSSEFSIVTTLARTRIIAQHLVDRYGMNQFCRNIRSIDLPVLSIETDTKAQTAILEECYRAIKVDQVGAIVLGCGGMAHLAVQLTQELNVPVIDGVSAAVKLAEAVISLKLKTSKAGSYAFPIAKPYTGIFQSFSSSENP comes from the coding sequence ATGAAAATTAAAGTAATCAACCCGAACACCAGTGCGAGTATGACTGAGCAAATTGGTGCTACAGCGCGGAGCATTGCCAGTCGAGAAACAGAAATCGTGGCGGTCAATCCAGACATGGGACCTGTTTCGATCGAAGGGTTTTACGATGAGGCTTTGAGTGTGATCGGTGTCCTGGATGAAATTCGCAAGGGTGAAGCCCAGGGGACAGATGGTTATGTGATTGCTTGTTTTGGTGATCCTGGATTGTATGCAGCGCGTGAACTGGCACGAGGTCCTGTGATTGGGATCGCAGAGGCTGCAATGCGTACCGCAGTCTTGCTCTCTTCAGAATTCTCGATTGTGACTACGTTGGCTCGGACTCGAATCATTGCTCAGCATTTAGTCGATCGATATGGAATGAATCAATTTTGTCGGAACATTCGATCGATCGATCTTCCGGTATTGAGCATTGAGACAGATACAAAAGCACAGACTGCAATTTTGGAAGAGTGTTATCGAGCCATTAAGGTGGATCAAGTTGGTGCGATCGTCTTAGGGTGTGGTGGAATGGCGCATCTTGCAGTTCAACTGACTCAGGAACTCAATGTTCCGGTTATCGATGGAGTGAGCGCTGCGGTGAAATTGGCTGAAGCAGTGATCTCGCTCAAGCTCAAAACGAGCAAAGCTGGAAGCTACGCATTCCCGATCGCGAAACCTTATACAGGAATTTTTCAATCTTTTTCCTCGTCGGAAAATCCATAG
- a CDS encoding sulfite exporter TauE/SafE family protein, translating to MMIWIIGHLLAVGIGLSLGLIGGGGSVLALPILVYVMGVAPKSAIAMTLVIVGTVSLLGVIPHWKAGNVSLKTALVFGGATMIGAFVGAKIAALPFVSGTFQMLLFAVMMVLAAGFMIQKSAKRTRSSELDFYPKPVCKYCWLWLLTEGIGVGVLTGLVGVGGGFAIVPALVLLGRVPMKQAIGTSLLVIVLNSVAGFLGYLGQVPLDWELMGSFIVAASLGTIPGAYLARFVPARRLQQTFGYFLLAVAAFVLAQNRHSFKLSQSHNSVHAQVIQQSSRQL from the coding sequence ATGATGATTTGGATCATTGGACATCTTCTCGCTGTTGGTATTGGACTCAGCTTGGGCTTGATTGGCGGGGGTGGCTCGGTGCTAGCACTGCCTATTCTGGTCTATGTGATGGGTGTTGCGCCGAAATCCGCGATCGCGATGACGTTAGTGATTGTCGGGACAGTCAGCTTACTCGGTGTGATTCCGCATTGGAAAGCTGGAAACGTCAGCCTTAAGACCGCTTTGGTGTTTGGTGGAGCAACGATGATTGGGGCATTTGTGGGAGCGAAAATTGCCGCGCTGCCCTTTGTATCTGGAACCTTTCAAATGCTTTTGTTTGCGGTGATGATGGTGCTGGCAGCAGGATTTATGATTCAGAAGAGTGCTAAACGCACTCGATCGAGCGAATTGGACTTCTATCCAAAGCCTGTCTGCAAGTACTGTTGGCTCTGGTTGTTGACCGAAGGAATTGGTGTTGGAGTCTTGACTGGACTGGTGGGAGTTGGAGGCGGATTTGCGATCGTGCCTGCGTTGGTGCTGCTTGGTCGCGTCCCGATGAAGCAAGCGATCGGCACATCACTGCTCGTGATTGTCTTAAACTCGGTCGCCGGATTTCTCGGCTATCTGGGGCAAGTGCCGTTGGATTGGGAATTGATGGGATCGTTTATTGTGGCAGCGAGCCTCGGCACAATTCCTGGCGCATATCTCGCCCGATTTGTGCCAGCGCGACGATTACAACAGACGTTTGGCTATTTTCTGTTAGCCGTCGCAGCCTTTGTTCTTGCGCAAAATCGTCATAGCTTCAAACTCTCTCAATCTCATAACAGCGTTCACGCACAAGTCATTCAACAATCAAGTAGACAATTATGA
- a CDS encoding ArsR/SmtB family transcription factor, giving the protein MASRSKLQASPTALAPVADYFKVLSETSRLQVLCSLRSGAKNVSEIIDETGLGQANVSKHLKILAQAGLVSRQPQGVSVYYEITDPLIFELCELVCDRLAIRLKEQSQQLKQLNPLRQK; this is encoded by the coding sequence ATGGCGAGTCGATCGAAGTTGCAAGCTTCTCCTACAGCATTAGCTCCTGTAGCAGATTACTTTAAAGTATTGTCCGAGACGAGTCGGCTTCAAGTTTTGTGTAGCCTGAGATCGGGAGCTAAGAATGTAAGCGAGATTATTGACGAAACGGGATTAGGGCAAGCCAATGTGTCGAAACATCTGAAGATTCTAGCGCAAGCAGGTCTTGTCTCTCGGCAGCCCCAAGGCGTGAGCGTTTACTACGAAATCACTGATCCGCTAATTTTTGAACTATGTGAGTTGGTGTGCGATCGCTTAGCAATTCGGTTAAAAGAACAATCTCAGCAACTCAAGCAATTAAATCCCTTACGCCAAAAATAA
- a CDS encoding DUF305 domain-containing protein: MIHRQPILYSLAGLLAGGVLTALILLTARPTAPSNSSNSDPVSNSTTAPANPASVPVRSRIMGQTDQHFIVMMIPHHEDAVAMADLASNRAQHSELKALARSIKTTQTREIQEMQTWYKQWYGTTVPQWQPGMGIKSPSNQLARSAGSPGWGMGMMGHRGMMGMRTDLVALQNAKDFDRTFIEEMIPHHQMAVMMAQMVLTNSQHPEIQRLAESIVKTQTAEINQMQQWYQTWYPSQTQ; this comes from the coding sequence ATGATTCATCGCCAACCTATTCTCTACAGTCTTGCAGGTCTTCTCGCAGGTGGTGTGCTCACCGCTTTGATTCTGCTGACGGCTAGACCCACAGCCCCCTCGAATTCCTCGAATTCTGATCCCGTATCCAATTCAACTACGGCTCCTGCAAATCCCGCTTCTGTTCCTGTTAGATCCCGGATAATGGGACAAACCGATCAACACTTCATTGTGATGATGATTCCGCATCATGAGGATGCTGTAGCGATGGCTGACTTAGCATCGAATCGCGCTCAGCATTCTGAACTGAAAGCTCTAGCACGATCGATTAAAACGACCCAAACCCGTGAAATTCAGGAGATGCAAACCTGGTACAAGCAGTGGTATGGCACAACGGTTCCGCAATGGCAACCAGGAATGGGAATCAAGAGTCCGAGCAACCAGTTGGCTCGATCAGCGGGTTCTCCTGGTTGGGGGATGGGAATGATGGGGCATAGAGGCATGATGGGAATGCGCACAGATTTGGTAGCGCTGCAAAATGCCAAAGACTTCGATCGTACCTTCATCGAAGAGATGATTCCACATCATCAAATGGCAGTCATGATGGCACAAATGGTACTGACGAACTCTCAGCATCCTGAAATTCAGCGTTTAGCGGAATCCATTGTTAAAACTCAAACTGCAGAGATTAACCAGATGCAGCAGTGGTATCAGACTTGGTATCCGTCCCAAACCCAATAG
- a CDS encoding rhodanese-like domain-containing protein, giving the protein MIHRRDTMTMMRLKELKTIDAQTLKQAIDQDTVTLIDVREPGEYAGEHIPGATLVSLSRFDPASIPQQQDKNIVLYCRSGNRSAIAAQKLLDAGFEDVTHLADGLVAWKEAGYPPQIDRAAPISLMRQVQIVAGSGVVLGTLLGAFVSPWFLLLSGFFGAGLVFSGVTDTCMLAMILAKLPYNQRYRARL; this is encoded by the coding sequence ATGATTCACAGAAGAGATACCATGACGATGATGCGATTGAAAGAATTAAAGACGATCGATGCTCAAACTTTGAAACAAGCGATCGACCAAGATACAGTCACGCTGATTGATGTGCGAGAACCCGGAGAGTACGCTGGAGAACATATTCCTGGCGCAACACTTGTTTCGCTTTCTCGCTTTGATCCAGCTAGCATTCCACAGCAGCAAGATAAAAACATTGTCTTGTATTGTCGATCGGGAAATCGATCCGCGATCGCTGCTCAAAAACTATTGGATGCAGGTTTCGAGGACGTCACTCATCTTGCTGATGGACTCGTTGCTTGGAAAGAGGCGGGCTATCCGCCTCAAATCGATCGCGCAGCACCCATCAGTCTGATGCGCCAAGTACAGATTGTGGCTGGATCAGGTGTGGTACTTGGTACACTCTTAGGTGCATTTGTGTCTCCTTGGTTTTTGCTGTTGAGCGGCTTTTTTGGTGCAGGACTTGTATTTTCTGGAGTCACAGATACCTGCATGTTAGCGATGATCCTTGCCAAACTCCCGTACAACCAACGTTATCGCGCTAGATTGTAG
- a CDS encoding rhodanese-like domain-containing protein translates to MNLFGTHPSQTLNAQTLKQQLDQDTVILVDVREPFEYHKEHIPGAILVPLSRFNAQLIPQTAKRVVLYCRSGHRSAIAARKLLKAGFLDVIQLEHGIGAWRQFGYPLEVGKGA, encoded by the coding sequence ATGAACCTTTTTGGCACTCATCCTTCCCAAACCCTTAATGCCCAAACCTTGAAACAACAGCTTGATCAAGACACCGTTATCCTCGTTGATGTTCGTGAACCCTTTGAATATCACAAAGAACATATTCCCGGTGCAATTCTTGTGCCCTTGTCCCGATTCAATGCTCAACTCATTCCTCAAACGGCTAAGCGGGTTGTGCTTTATTGTCGTTCGGGTCATCGCTCTGCGATCGCTGCTCGGAAGTTACTGAAGGCAGGTTTTTTGGATGTCATTCAACTCGAGCATGGAATCGGTGCTTGGAGACAATTCGGATATCCGCTCGAAGTTGGAAAGGGAGCATAA